TGCTGAGGCATTGAACCAGAAGCTCAACATGATTCCCGGTGTCGTTGATAACGGTTTATTTGTAGATATGGCAGATACGATCGTTGTTGCACATGCAGATGGAACGATAGAAATTAAACGCAAGTGAATCCATTTCAAATGAAATAGATTCAAGACAGGAAGGAAATCCATAGACAGGGGGTGATAACTTCATTGTAGCAATGGAGTTTATCAAACTTCATGTGGATTATAGTTACTGGAGGCAAGGTTATGTCTAATATTAGCGATGACAAGGATTTGTCGCTTCAACTATTTGTGGTGCTTGCAAGAGCATACAACTCAGTCACTGCAAGATCCAATCGTGATATTCAAAGCCATGGCTTAAATACGACTGAATTTGGTGTTCTTGATCTTTTGTATCATAAAGGTCCCCAGCCGCTTCAAAAAATTGGGGAAAAGGTCTTAATGTCCAGCGGCAACATTACTTATGTGGTGGACAAGCTTCAGAATAAGAAGCTGCTTATACGCAGAGCCTCTCTGGAGGATCGAAGAGTGATTTATGCGGAGCTAACGGAGGAGGGGACTGCGTTCTTCGAGCAGATCTTCCCTCAACATCACGAAGTCATTATCAGAGCGGAGCAAGGACTCTCGGAGGATGAGAAAAGAGAAGCTATTCGTCTTCTCAAGAAGCTTGGTTTATCAGCAAGCGGTAAGCTGTCAGAAGTAAACGATAGCCTATAGTAGGATGGACCCTGTTCATAGGGTCTGTCCTTTTTGTTATATATGGTGATGCTTGCATGTGTAATCATCTTATGGGACAATCGAGTAATCATGAAGTGCATGAATTTTTGGAGTAAAAGGAGTGCATTCATTTGTACATTGTTCAATCGATTGTCGAGGTTCCAGTTGATAAAGTAGAGGAGGTCGTCGGTCTCTATCAAAACCGAAGCCGCTCCGTGGACAAGGCATCTGGATTTATCTCATTTCAGCTGCTGCAGAACGAATTTAAGCCAGGAGAGCTTACCGTTCATATGACTTGGCAGGATAAGAAGGATTATCTTGCATGGGTGACAAGCTCCGACTTCAAGCGCATTCACGACTTGGAGCGGAAGTATCCGGATCAAGAATTGGCTAACATTAAGCCGACCGTAAAAAGATATACGGTACGAGCAGAATAGTAATCATTTGAATCAATTTCATAAATCATTAAAATGGTGTAATTGAAACTATATATAGACAAACAAAATCATTTTGATCTATATATACCCTTGATTGAAGCAGCTAAAAGTATTTTGAAATTGATTCATATATCATAGAATAATTCAGATAGAATAATCTATTTTATGTAGAAGCACGGAAGGAGCTGCATGGGTTGTGAATTCAATGCAATATGCAGCTGGTGAGGCGTTATTAAAGGATGCTGATAAGCTGGCTGAGCGAATAACCGATAGACAGTATGAGCTGCAGCCTGAGCTAGACCAAAAGTTTGGACAATCTGGACGGATCAGAACGAAGCAGGATTCATTATACAGCTTGAATTTCTTGGCTGAGAGTGTGATGATGAGAAGCCCTGTTCTGTTTACGAATTACGTGTCCTGGCTTAAGACATTGCTTAAAGGTTACCGAGTTACGGATGAAGACATCAGAATTAATCTTTTGCTAATTAAGGAAATGATTGAAGAATATTTTGAATACTCAGACAAGGAGCTTGTTCTGGAATACTTGGAGCTGGGGATGGTAGAGGTGGGATTAGCAGAGCCTGCTCCGCGGTTTGTAAGGGAGGAGCTTCCTTATTACATGGAAGCCAAGCTCTACCTGGATCAGCTGTTGTCCGGTAATCGACTCGCCGCTGCTGCGATTGTTGAAGAAATGGCTAAGGATCATATACCTATTAAAGATATATACACATATATTTTTCAAATGACACAGCATGAAATCGGCAGGCTATGGCAAACAGGTGAAATCACGGTCGCGCAAGAACATTTTTGCACAGCAGCTACACAGGCAAATATTTCGAGGCTGTATCCGTATTGGCTCACGAAATCTGCAAAAGGACATCGTATTGTTTCGGCTTGTGTTGGGAACGAGCAGCATGAGATTGGTCTTCGACTGCTAACGGATCAATTTGAAATGGAGGGGTGGGATACATATTATTTGGGAGCAAATGTACCCAATAATAGTCTCATCGATTCGCTTCTCAAATATAAAGCCGATGTTTTGGCTTTATCTGCAACCATGACATATCATGTGCATCTTGTTAGAGAGCTGATCATACAGGTTCGAAATCATCCGAAGACGGCAGCAGTAAAAGTGTTGGTCGGAGGTATGCCTTTTAATACAGCTTCAATGCTGTGGAAGGAAGTAGGAGCAGACGGATATGCAGAAGATGCGAAAGGAGCCATCGCTCTAGCTAACAAGCTTATATCTGCCAAGTAATACAAGAACCCTTCGTGTCACGATGAACGGATAAAGGAGGGATATGATGAATTCTTATCACGATTTAGAGTTGACTAAACTGCGGCACCTTATTGAGGACCTGAATAAAGAAATCATCCGCAGCAAGGAACAGGAACAGCGGTTGCTCGAACAATTTTCGAGCATGAACAACGAGCTGGTTACACTCCAGCGTGAGCTGACAAAGAACAATATGAAATTAACGGAGGCAAGAGAGGATGCTGTGCATGCCAATGAAGCAAAGACGGAATTTCTTGCTCTTCTGAGTCATGAGTTCAGAACCCCGCTTAATGGAATTTTAGGCATGGCTGAAGTGCTTTCTCTATCGGAGCTATCGGAGGAGCAGAGACAGTCTGTGTCGGTTATTCAGGAATCTTCCCATATACTACTCCATCTTATTAATGACTTGCTGGATCTATCTAAATTAGAGGCTGGCGAAATGAAGCTTAACCCTTCTTCAATGGATCTAAGAGCCATCGTTAAGCATGTAACACTTCTACTATCCCAAAAAGTATCTGACAAAGGTAATCGGATTGTTGCCGATATTGACAGCTCTTTATTCGAACGGTTTGCTGGTGATTCAGCACGGATGACTCAAATACTTACGAACCTAGCGGGCAATGCAAACAAATTTACCAATAATGGTTTGATTCGTATCCGTATCATCGTCTTGTCTCAAACGGAATATGAGCAGAAATTACGTATCGAGGTCACGGATAATGGTATAGGAATATCCCAAGCGGAGCAGGACATGCTGTTTAAGCCTTACTCGCAAACAAGAGAAGGGCAGAAGTCAGAGCATGGTGGAACAGGACTTGGGCTGTCCATTTGCAAATCCTTTGTTGAGCTTATGGGCGGTAAGATTGGTGTAATAAGTGAACAGGATGCAGGCTCAACATTTTGGATTGAAGTCAGCTTCCCATCAGCGAAGGTAACAGGAGAGGCAAGCGATGCTGCGACATATAGTATGCGGCGTACGAATTCGCTGCATAGAGCAGAACAATCTAAAATACAACATCCGATTCTTCTGGCAGAGGATAATGGAATCAACCGCAAAGTCGTGCTCGTGCAGCTAAAAAAGCTGGGCATTACCAATGTGGAGACGGTAGAGAACGGAGAAGCAGCCGTATCAGCATATTTAAGTAAGCCGTACTCGCTTATTTTGATGGATAACCTCATGCCGAAGCTCGGCGGGATTGAGGCAACGGAGAAAATACGCCAAATCGAGCGTGATGAGATGAAGCGTCATACGCCGATTATCGCTCTTACTGGCAATGTGTTTCCGGGCGAGAGAGACAAGTGCATACAGGCAGGTATGGACGATTACATCGCTAAACCGATCTCTCTGGATGCGCTGAAGGAGATTATACAGCGCTGGGTTACAGGCAGAGATGATCAAATCTTAAATCAAGAAACGATGGCTGAGCTGATGGACCTCGGGGATGATCAGGATAGTGAGCTGTTATCGACACTTCTCGAAATGTATCAAAATGATACACCTGACAAAATTAATCGGCTGATCCAATATGTGAAGGACAGAAATTATAGCAGTACAATCGAGGTATCGCATGATTTGAAATCCAGCAGTTTAAGTCTGGGTATCCATTATTTATCTACCTTGTTTGCAGCCATAGAGGAGGCAGCTAAATCAGGCCGTTTGGATTCAATAGATTGCTTGCTAGAGGCACTGATGCCTGCTTATCTGGAAGCGTGCACTGCTATGGAGAAGCACTTGTGATGGAAATTTCATAGCTGAATCAATGAAGGAGGTATTCTTTAGCAGAATGCCTCTTTTTTGATACGCCACAGTATGCACAGCAGAATGCGCTTACTATATCAACAGACATAGGTTGTATAAAAAGAAAAGTCGTTATAGAGTAATCATACAGAAAGAAAGATGGTATGGATAGGAAGGGGAGAGTCTAGAATGTGGTGGATTGTTATTGTTGCTCTAGTTGTCATTGCGATCATGGCGGTAATTGTGTCACACTTTTATAAAATGGCTGTATCACGTGCCCCAAAAGCTTTCTTGGCGGGAAATGCAGATCAGGCAGCCGGTGATCAAGTGGTATCCTCTGGACCCGATTATGCCTGGATCCGTTCACAGAAAAGGGAGGAGCTTGAGCTGACCTCCTTCGACGGATTGAAGCTTAGGGCCACATGGATTGAACCGGAAATTAAGACGAATACAACGGTCATCTTGGCTCATGGCTATACAGGGAGAGGCTATGACATGTCTGCCTTTGCCAAATTCTATGTGGAAGAACTCGGCTATAATGTGCTGATGCCGGATGATCGTGGACATGGGGCGAGTGAGGGGAACTATATCAGCTTTGGATGGCATGACCGACTGGACTATATCGACTGGATGCAGGTAGTTATTATGCGGACAGGTGTAGACAGCGAGGTCATCCTGCATGGCATATCCATGGGTGCAGCAACCGTACTGATGGCAAGTGGGGAGAAGCTGCCTCCGCAAATAAAGGCGATTATAGCGGATTGTGGATATACCTCTGTTCATGCGGAATTAACTTATCAATTGAAGCAAATGTTTAAGCTGCCTCCATTTCCATTTATTCCGCTGACAAGCTTATACACTAAGCTGAAATCAGGCTACGGCTTTAAAGAGGCGTCTGCTCTGGAGCAAGTGAAAAAAACTCAACTGCCTGTACTATATATTCATGGGGAAGAGGATGATTTCGTACCTACCTCCATGGTGTATGAGCTATATGAACATAGCGGTGGAGACAAGTATTTGTTCACCGTTCCCCATGCCGCGCATGGAACCGCATTTGTTATAGACCCGGATGGTTACAAGCAGGCCGTACGTGAGTTCTTGACAAAGTATTTGGAGATAAATGAACAGGCTGGATAAACAGAGAGGGATTACGATGAATCAAAATCGGAGTTGTCCGGGATGCGGGGAGCCACTTGGCGACCATGTCTTTAAGTGCAGGAATTGCGGTGAACTGGCCGTCAAGAAACAACGGTCACTGGATATGAATGAGCTGCCCGGAGAAGATTTATTCTATGTGGACAAATATTCGGCTGTTCTGCTCGTTATAATAACGTTTTTCTTGTCACCAATTGCCATCCTAATCGGCACGTTTCTCTTGTTCCATGACGATGAATATCGCCGGGACGTAGGCCAGATGATGGTAACCGGAGGACTGATCGCTACTGTGGTTTGGGCTATCGTTTATTTTGGCTGGCTTTCGTAGGGTGGATATTTTTCCATGCTGAATGAGAAGTCTTTGAATGGGTTAAAGAGTAAATACATCCTACAATGAATGATTAACGGAGGTATCTACTCGATGAATAGACAATTTGAAGAAGCTCGTAAAATGGAAGAGAATTACCATAAACAATTTTATCAAGAGCATGATATTTATGAAGAGGGAACTTGGATGGCCGGTCCGATGCCAATTGTAATGGAAAGTCTTGCGCGCTTAATGCGTGTGAAGCAGGATGTGACCATACTTGACCTTGGAGCTGGTGCGGGAAGAAATACGATTGCGATGGCGGAACAGCTCAAGGGAACGAATAGTGAGCTGATCGCTGTTGATTTACTGGAAGAGGCTATTCATAGTCTCGTTGATCATGCCAAGGAATATAAGGTAGACCATATGATATCGGCAGAGCAAGCAGATATAGAGCATTATGATATTGCGTACAATCGGTACGATTATATTGCGGCGTGTTCCTGTCTTGAGCATGTGTCTTCCGAGGAGGCGCTGCGCACCGTGATTCAGAGAATGAAGGAAGGCACGAAGCTCGGCGGGATTAATCTCATTACGATGAGTACGAATGTAGAGGAAGTGTCATTGCAGGATCATAAGCCGAGAGAACCTTTGATTGAACTAAACCTGCCTACTTTGCATGCAGAAGAATTGCTTGCAGATCAATATAAGGATTGGGAGATATTGTTCACTGAGCGTGTAACACAAGCCATTCCTGAACAGAAATATGATGAGCCCACTGAATTTCGCTGTCAACTGATCCGTTTTGCAGCCCAGAAGCGGTCAGAATAAATCCTATTCTGAATTGTAAAAAAAGTGCAAACTATTCATTGAATGCCTATGAACATATAGACTATAATTTATAGAGCAAGGAGGGAATTATGAATATAAGCTATGAAGAGCAGCTATATCAGATCATGAAGGATGTCCAGGTGATGGATGATCTAAAGCGTGTTCGTGAATTAAGGCTTCCCGAGGGATGTATCGCTGCAGGATATATCCGCAATCGTGTTTGGGATGTACTGCATGAATACAAACAATATACACCTCTTCATGATATTGACGTCATCTACTACGACCCTGATCAGACAGATGATTGGATAGACAAGCAGTATGAGAAGCAGCTTGAATCCGGCCAGATCAGGCGCAACTGGCAGGTCAAGAATCAAGCCTACATGCATGAATATAACAATCGGACGACTCCATACCAATCAGTAGAGGATGCTATGAGGTATTGGCCTGAAACCGCAACTGCCGTGGCGATCAGACTGAATGATCAGGATGAGATGGAGATAGTCAGCCCATTTGGTCTTCAAGATCTGTTTGAAATGAACGTCAGGCAAAGTCCCTATTTCCTCCATACCGGGCTGTTTAAGCAGCGAGTGTTTGAGAAGGAGTGGCTGGATCACTGGCCTTTATTAATTTTGCACGGCTGAGTAGATGCAATATAGCAAAAGCAAACCCACCTATAAGAAAGACTAGAGAGAAATAGCAATATTAAAAAAGGGGAAAAGTGGGGAATTATTATGCCTTGGCCAATGGTTCATTTAACGATTGCCCATCTGGTAAAGCAAGGGCGGCCCTCACCGTCTTTTGTACTTGGCAGTATCGCACCTAACGCTTTTCGAGTACGACAGGGCGCGAATGAACAGATGAAATGGGCAAGTCATTCTTGTCCATCTGAAGGTGTGCTGCCCAGAGTTAGAGATATTCAGCTGTTCCATTCGGCTCATGCAGACCGAAGCTTGGGAGAAGAATACAACGAATATTTATTGGGATATGCCGCGCACTTGTATGCAGATGTAAGGTGGGCAGAAACGGTATACAAAGGGATAGAGAATTACGTACAGCGATTTATTGTTTACCGCTGGTACAGTCAAATTAGATCTTTTCAGAGCTTATACCAGCGTGATGTACTGCAGCTGGAATACATACTAATGGATATACATCCAGAAACTAAGGATTTACTGGAGGCGCTGGAGATCGCTCCGGCGTTGTCTATGGGCGCTCTCGTTAGCATGGACGAAGTCGATGATTACAGGTTTGAGATATTAAGGAAGCTGGAGGAACCTGTTAAGCCCCGTTCCCTTCGGTTCATGGATGTGGAGCGTGTGGAGCAGTTTATTCAGGATACGGCTGAGGAACTGAGCTGGCTGCTCCCCTCCTGGCAAGCGCAGACTGAATATGATCAACATGCTTATCAGGAGGTAATACATGAATAATAGAGCTGACATCGTGATCGGGATCGATGGAGGAGGAAGCTATACAAGAGTGACGGTTGCTGATTTTACAGGACAGATTCTGGCACAGGTGCGCTTAGGCGGCACGAATCGCTTGCATAATATACAGGCGGAAGAGAATCTTCGCACCGGTATTCTAGATGCCTTAGAAGCAGCAGGAAGACAGCTGGATCATGTCGCTTCGATTACGGCCGCACTCGCTGGGATAGATCAGCCTGGAGACGAGAAGTGGGCAATGGAGGTTCTTCAGGAGCTAGGTATCTCCACTCATGGTCAGGTAGTTAATGATACGCTGGCTGCTCATCGTTCCATTTTTTTAGGTCGTCCGGGAATTGTAGCCATCGGTGGAACAGGCTCCCTTATTTTCGGTATTAATGAAGAAGGCAGAATGGTGCGAAATGATGACTTTGCCCACTACGCCCGTGTCGCAGCCCGATTCATAACCTATGAAACGGTCTATGCAATCATCTCCGGCTATTATGAAGAGGCTGACCTGCCATTGGTCGATCTAGTTCTGCAACATTTAGGATGCTCATCAACACATGAGCTGGCTGAGCTGGCTCTCCGCGGATATGGAGTGGACAAACGCAGCCAGAACCGAATGCTTGGGGATATGGCACATTTCATTACAGAAGCCGCTGACACCGGGAGCCCGCTGGCTGTCAACATATGCAGTGAGGCAGCTAGACAAACAGCCGTCGGCATTCGCCTGATCGCTGCTACCTTCCGTGCTTCTGAAATTCTCGTGTCCTTCAGCGGGAGCTGCATTACTTCATCTTATCTAAAGAAGGCCGTATTGTCACAATTAAATAGCACTACAAAGAACGAGACTGAGCCTGTTTTTGTATACGTTGAACAGAGACTCCCGAGTGATATAGGTGCTGTCATGATGGCCTATGAAGCAGCCGGCAAAATAACAACAGAGTCCATGATGAAGAGGCTTGGACAGCAATATAATTTCTATGAACTTGAAATCTGACGCCAAAAGTCCTAAAGTACGTATAGTTAAGGATATTAGGACAGGAGGATTTTCATTTTGCTAGTTTCTATTAAAGATCGTATAAATGATGTCATCGTAGAGGAGTTAATCGGGTATTCGACACTCCCAGAAGAAGCTCATATTCAAGCAGCACTTGCGATGTATAAAAATAATGATTCCACGGAGCTGCTCGGATTTGAAGATGAAGGTCAGCTCGTTGCACTCATCGGAATTGAGCAGGATGGGAGCAAAGTGATGATCAAGCATTTGGCTGTACTACCCGAGAACCGGGAAAAAGGGTACGGCCGCGGTATCATCTCAGAAATGATCAGCAGATATCAGCCTGAGACGGTTATTGCGGAAACGGACGAAGAAGCGGTAGATTTTTATCGCAATGTGGGCTTTGTTGTGTACAGTCTGGGAGAGCAGTATCCTGGGGTTGAACGCTTCCGCTGTGTCTTTGAGACAGAGGAAGAGGAATAAGACTGCTTGCTGGCAGAAGCGTGAGCAGTGCTGAAGGATAACTCACAAGCGAGGAGCAGAGTATATTGTCAACAACAGTGTACAGAATCATAGGTTTGTTGCTAGGTCTAGCTGTTCCATTTTTAATATTGTGGCTGAAGCTTATTATGTTCGTACTCTTTCTTGCCATTGTGTATGCTGAATTGCGCAAAGTAAAATTTCCTCAGAGCGGTGTTTATTTTATCGGGGGCATGCTGATCGGAAGTATTGCTGCTTATTTTATTTAAGTTCTATATTCATCAATCCGTTTCATAATAAGAGAACACATACTGAACGTTTCGGAGCCTTCATTCGATTCGTAGTATGTGTTTTTTTGTGAGAAGGGAGCCTTCTCAAGGACAACTTGCCGTGCCAAATGCCTGAATTCCTCCATAAACTAAAATAGATCGGCAGCAAAATAAAAGGAGGGAAATCATATGGTGTACCGATATTTAGCCCTAGGAGATTCACTCACTGTTGGAATCGGTGCATTGTTTGGCAGCGGATTTGTACCTCTCTATCGAAAAAGACTAGAATATCATTTAGGCAGCATGGTGCTTGTCAGCAATAGAGGCGTGAACGGATTAACCTCACAGGGACTGTTGTCCATGGTAAAATATAATGAGCACGTGCGCTATCTGATTAAAGAGGCAGATGTGATTACGATTTCGATAGGCGGCAACGATCTGATTCGGGCAGCGCGTTATGCTAAGGGGAATTTGCTCTCTCCTGTGCTAATTGAAACGCTTGAGTCTTGTGAGAAGTATGTCTCTGAAATTATTTCTGAGATTCGACAGCTCAAAAAGAAATCGCATCCCTACTTTATTCGTCTGATCGGACTGTATAATCCAATGCCGCGAAGTGAAGCAGCTTATCAATTTGTGAAGCAGTATAATGAATTTTTACTAGGATTTACGAGCAAGAATATCGCCGCAGCTCCGTTATTACATGCTTTTCAGGGAAGAGAGCGCGAGCTGCTGTTTATTGATCAGGTGCATCCGAGCAGCAAGGGCTACCGTGTAATCGATGACCAGCTTGCTAGACTGGGCTATGAACCTTTAGCATCGATAGGAAATGCAAGTGTTCGAAGAAAATAATAACAGAAAAGGGGAATACAGGTATTACAGCTTGTGTTCCTCCCTTTAGAAGCGTCTGAACATAAGGAGAGATGGATGCATGAGTGTTGACGAGTATACACAGGATGATGAGGTGTATATCCTTCAGGACATCAGGAATAGCTATTTTCCAGGACCCTATGAAGCAGCAGAGCTAAGCATAAGCCGACTTCGTGGTGGAATGAACAATTCATCCTATCAGTTACGAATCCGGAACCAAGGGTATGTGCTCAGGCTGTATGAATCACATCAGGATCAGGATAAGGTGCTGTATGAGCATGCGGTGCTGGATTCACTATTACGAACGGAGAGAGGATTTGAGATTCCTGAATTAGTACATACCCTGCAAGGGAATACGATGACTTATTGTAATGGTAGAATCGCCGCTCTATTTCGATATAAAGAGGGCCGGAATCCAGAGCTTAACGAACCTCAGCAGTATGAACAGCTCGGTAAACAGGTGGGGCAGCTCTCTGCTGCCTTATCGAGAGTAGAATTGCCCCAGGCCCCCATATACCCGCCTTACTATAGGCTTGATATTTCCTATCCGGAATGCCCGCCAGCATATCTGCTCTCTTTTCTCAATCAGCCTGATCCGGTCTTTCAGCATCAAGCTCGACAAATGAAGGAGATGGCAGAGCCTGTTGCACAGCTATTTGAAGCCCTTCGTTCCATCGATCAGCTGCCGCATCAAATCGTTCATGGTGATATGAATGCTTCTAACGTACTGGAGAATGCTCAAGGTCAAATTTATGCGATTCTGGATTTTGAATTTGCGACGCGTGATGTGAGAGTGATGGAGCTGGCTGTTCCACTATCGGATATGTTGAGCCATGAAGAGGAGAAGATGTGGGAGAAATGTATTGCACTCATATCTGGCTTCACTTCAGTGATTGAGTTAGAGAAGGACGAGAGAGCGGTTATACCGCTGCTGATTCTGCTTCGCCGGCTCGATGTTGTAATGCACTTCATATCCAGGTGGCGAAAGGGCATAGACCCACCTTCTGTAGTTGAACGGCAATTGGAGGAGCTGTTTGTACGTATGAAATGGATGGACAAGCACAGAGATCAACTGGCAAGCATTTTGAATCCATCCAAATAGATAATAAAACAGCTGTATTCCACGATTATGGAGTACAGCTGTTTGTGTAGGGTATAGAACATTTACCTATAAAGTGCAATGAATTAGTTCATCATTTTGCGGAACAGGCTGCGTACCGCCCAGCGGCGTTCTTGGCGCTTCTTGTACTTCGGCAGGGATCGATAGACCAGAATGGACTGATTGAAGGCCTCCTTGGCTTCAGCTGGCTGCCCTAGCGCACGATAGACCAGGCCAAGATAGTAATACGATTCGCTGGAAGAAGAGGAGATTTCCTGGAATTGTTCTACATAGCGAAGGGCCTTGCTGTGGTCTCTGTCTCTATAGGCAGATGCAAGCCGCAGATAAGGCTGCCCGTATTTTACTCTTGGGTTGATCTCAAGGGCTCTAAGAATATTCTGTTCTCCAGATTCAAGCTGCCCGAGATGAAGCTCGGTCGTTCCTAGTGCATCCCAATATTCAGCCGAATGCTCATAGGCGCCTTCGATGGATCGCAGCAGCTCATTCGCCTCTTTAAACTTTTTGCGTTCAATGAGTAGTCTCGCCAGATCAAGCTTTGCCGTCACATCATTTGGGTTCATCGCGATTTGCTGGCGGTTTTTGGATATATTCCGCATTCGTTTATACGGCTTGGTCAGGCTTGGGAACACACCGACAAATCTGCGATCTAGAAAGTAAATGATGAGCAGCAATACAATAATAGCAACGAATGGGTTGCCGAAAAGGTAAAGCAGAAGTCCAAAACCTAAGATTTTGCTCATAAATCTCCTCCGTATAATTTCTATCTAATCTACTGTTATGACGAACTGATGGCATTGCGAACCGCAAGGATGTAACGTGACTGATCTCGTGGATCAACCCCCCGTCTTTTCCGAGTGGCCGAGATACCTTCGGGGCATGCCTGATAACCTGCATAGCTCGTCGTCATGATTCCGCTGCCCTTCGTCTCTGATCGAAGCTGCACCGGATAATTCAGGGATGTAGCTACAGGGATAATACCTTCTACGGTGCATCGTCCGTGTGCAATATAAGGAGCTTCAAACACGGCCCGCATATGAACCAGTTCACTAAGGACCTTACCGCCGTTCTCTTCCGGCACGATAATTCGAAAGTGCTGCATCGGCTCAAGCAGCGTCGTTCTCACTTGATCTAATCCA
This sequence is a window from Paenibacillus urinalis. Protein-coding genes within it:
- a CDS encoding MarR family winged helix-turn-helix transcriptional regulator — its product is MSNISDDKDLSLQLFVVLARAYNSVTARSNRDIQSHGLNTTEFGVLDLLYHKGPQPLQKIGEKVLMSSGNITYVVDKLQNKKLLIRRASLEDRRVIYAELTEEGTAFFEQIFPQHHEVIIRAEQGLSEDEKREAIRLLKKLGLSASGKLSEVNDSL
- a CDS encoding antibiotic biosynthesis monooxygenase family protein, whose protein sequence is MYIVQSIVEVPVDKVEEVVGLYQNRSRSVDKASGFISFQLLQNEFKPGELTVHMTWQDKKDYLAWVTSSDFKRIHDLERKYPDQELANIKPTVKRYTVRAE
- a CDS encoding cobalamin B12-binding domain-containing protein; the encoded protein is MQYAAGEALLKDADKLAERITDRQYELQPELDQKFGQSGRIRTKQDSLYSLNFLAESVMMRSPVLFTNYVSWLKTLLKGYRVTDEDIRINLLLIKEMIEEYFEYSDKELVLEYLELGMVEVGLAEPAPRFVREELPYYMEAKLYLDQLLSGNRLAAAAIVEEMAKDHIPIKDIYTYIFQMTQHEIGRLWQTGEITVAQEHFCTAATQANISRLYPYWLTKSAKGHRIVSACVGNEQHEIGLRLLTDQFEMEGWDTYYLGANVPNNSLIDSLLKYKADVLALSATMTYHVHLVRELIIQVRNHPKTAAVKVLVGGMPFNTASMLWKEVGADGYAEDAKGAIALANKLISAK
- a CDS encoding ATP-binding protein, which codes for MNSYHDLELTKLRHLIEDLNKEIIRSKEQEQRLLEQFSSMNNELVTLQRELTKNNMKLTEAREDAVHANEAKTEFLALLSHEFRTPLNGILGMAEVLSLSELSEEQRQSVSVIQESSHILLHLINDLLDLSKLEAGEMKLNPSSMDLRAIVKHVTLLLSQKVSDKGNRIVADIDSSLFERFAGDSARMTQILTNLAGNANKFTNNGLIRIRIIVLSQTEYEQKLRIEVTDNGIGISQAEQDMLFKPYSQTREGQKSEHGGTGLGLSICKSFVELMGGKIGVISEQDAGSTFWIEVSFPSAKVTGEASDAATYSMRRTNSLHRAEQSKIQHPILLAEDNGINRKVVLVQLKKLGITNVETVENGEAAVSAYLSKPYSLILMDNLMPKLGGIEATEKIRQIERDEMKRHTPIIALTGNVFPGERDKCIQAGMDDYIAKPISLDALKEIIQRWVTGRDDQILNQETMAELMDLGDDQDSELLSTLLEMYQNDTPDKINRLIQYVKDRNYSSTIEVSHDLKSSSLSLGIHYLSTLFAAIEEAAKSGRLDSIDCLLEALMPAYLEACTAMEKHL
- a CDS encoding alpha/beta hydrolase, encoding MWWIVIVALVVIAIMAVIVSHFYKMAVSRAPKAFLAGNADQAAGDQVVSSGPDYAWIRSQKREELELTSFDGLKLRATWIEPEIKTNTTVILAHGYTGRGYDMSAFAKFYVEELGYNVLMPDDRGHGASEGNYISFGWHDRLDYIDWMQVVIMRTGVDSEVILHGISMGAATVLMASGEKLPPQIKAIIADCGYTSVHAELTYQLKQMFKLPPFPFIPLTSLYTKLKSGYGFKEASALEQVKKTQLPVLYIHGEEDDFVPTSMVYELYEHSGGDKYLFTVPHAAHGTAFVIDPDGYKQAVREFLTKYLEINEQAG
- a CDS encoding class I SAM-dependent methyltransferase, which translates into the protein MNRQFEEARKMEENYHKQFYQEHDIYEEGTWMAGPMPIVMESLARLMRVKQDVTILDLGAGAGRNTIAMAEQLKGTNSELIAVDLLEEAIHSLVDHAKEYKVDHMISAEQADIEHYDIAYNRYDYIAACSCLEHVSSEEALRTVIQRMKEGTKLGGINLITMSTNVEEVSLQDHKPREPLIELNLPTLHAEELLADQYKDWEILFTERVTQAIPEQKYDEPTEFRCQLIRFAAQKRSE
- a CDS encoding nucleotidyltransferase family protein — translated: MNISYEEQLYQIMKDVQVMDDLKRVRELRLPEGCIAAGYIRNRVWDVLHEYKQYTPLHDIDVIYYDPDQTDDWIDKQYEKQLESGQIRRNWQVKNQAYMHEYNNRTTPYQSVEDAMRYWPETATAVAIRLNDQDEMEIVSPFGLQDLFEMNVRQSPYFLHTGLFKQRVFEKEWLDHWPLLILHG
- a CDS encoding BadF/BadG/BcrA/BcrD ATPase family protein — translated: MNNRADIVIGIDGGGSYTRVTVADFTGQILAQVRLGGTNRLHNIQAEENLRTGILDALEAAGRQLDHVASITAALAGIDQPGDEKWAMEVLQELGISTHGQVVNDTLAAHRSIFLGRPGIVAIGGTGSLIFGINEEGRMVRNDDFAHYARVAARFITYETVYAIISGYYEEADLPLVDLVLQHLGCSSTHELAELALRGYGVDKRSQNRMLGDMAHFITEAADTGSPLAVNICSEAARQTAVGIRLIAATFRASEILVSFSGSCITSSYLKKAVLSQLNSTTKNETEPVFVYVEQRLPSDIGAVMMAYEAAGKITTESMMKRLGQQYNFYELEI
- a CDS encoding GNAT family N-acetyltransferase — protein: MLVSIKDRINDVIVEELIGYSTLPEEAHIQAALAMYKNNDSTELLGFEDEGQLVALIGIEQDGSKVMIKHLAVLPENREKGYGRGIISEMISRYQPETVIAETDEEAVDFYRNVGFVVYSLGEQYPGVERFRCVFETEEEE
- a CDS encoding GDSL-type esterase/lipase family protein — translated: MVYRYLALGDSLTVGIGALFGSGFVPLYRKRLEYHLGSMVLVSNRGVNGLTSQGLLSMVKYNEHVRYLIKEADVITISIGGNDLIRAARYAKGNLLSPVLIETLESCEKYVSEIISEIRQLKKKSHPYFIRLIGLYNPMPRSEAAYQFVKQYNEFLLGFTSKNIAAAPLLHAFQGRERELLFIDQVHPSSKGYRVIDDQLARLGYEPLASIGNASVRRK